The following is a genomic window from Antechinus flavipes isolate AdamAnt ecotype Samford, QLD, Australia chromosome 3, AdamAnt_v2, whole genome shotgun sequence.
TTTTtccagtggagggaaagagggggacaAGAGGTTGGTtgagtaaaccttactctcatcaagtATTGTATCAAATAGGAGACATCATAAATACTAAATAGGGATATGTAACTCTATCTTAGCCTGCAGGATAGTAGGGGTGGAAAGTCATTTTGTGGGAATCAGTGATCAGTAGCAAAACccttttgaggagagacagtgtgaaaagagaacaataataaatgtaaaaacgATTTGTGAAGCAAATTTTCTGATGGAATAACATTgctctctgggaaatgatgagcagaatgttctctggaaaaaaaatctggaaagtcctccaggAACAGAGTGAAATATGGCATATATGAAATGATAGCAGTGTTCTGAGGGGACCAAGTAAAactgactttgttattctcagtgacacaatcatccacaactactctgaagataaaataaaagcccATCCATTCTCAGAGAAGgaatgattgtgtctgaatacagtgGGAAAcattctctatttccttccttatctctttattttttacttatttttgaggcttttatttttcatgagaGTGAGAGgcctttggggtttttttcacaactcttatggaaatgttttgaataatttGAAATGTAGTTTCATCATTGTAGAGAAAGAACCTACAAagcaaaaatctaaaaagaaaggtaaaagaaaatgttttgaatgtaacttggGAAAAcatgaagtaaataaaataaaatgttaaaaaatctcttttgttctttggGGGTTATAAGAATAATTTAGCATTTCTATTAATAGAACTCAACTGAATGAGAATGTGAGAAAGCAGGGTGCAGAATTGAGAATggtgagaaagggggaagaatgaGTGGAGGCCacagtcaataaacatgtattaatcaTCTACTGTGGGCCCAGCTCCATAGTAAGCAGAGTGGTTggggggatacaaagaatgggCCAAGCCTGGTCATGGCCTGGAGGAGCTCCAGTCTAAGGGGATGACTCCATGCAAACAACCCTGCAAAAATAAGTGGTTTACCAGAAAAATGAGAGGTGATGAAATTTTTTGGGGGCTCGCTCCAAATGAGCAAGGAGGGAGAGCATACGTGAGAACACATTGTCAAGGGTCTAGTTGCCCTCCAAAGGCCAGGTATCACTCTTGCTAGATCATAAACCCTGTGCTGCTGTATCTTTCTCACCCAGAATCTGTTTGCTGATTCCTTCCCCTTTGGTCATATggtcatttcttctttcacagacTTGGTCCAGGAGCAACAGCAGAGCCTCTTCCAGCAGGCAAAATTCCTTATCGTCCAAGGACGCACTCACCGTATCGCACCCTTGCCAAGGGGCAATAGGGAGCAAGTATTTGACTTTACGGGCCAGGAGGACATGTTTCCCGCCAGATGCCCCACGCAGGAGAAGGACATTGTGACCCCATCCTGGGTGAGGGGTTTGGCGTTGGCGGTTCCCCCTATGACCCTGGGAGTTCCTTTAATCCTAGTGGAACCATTCCCTCCTGCTTTGCCAAAGATACATCCAAAATCCACCATGGCCTGTCCTGACCAAGCAGCCGATGCTCCTCCGAATAAGACATCCAACGTGCGCCCTGCGCTGGGCAAAGAATACAAGACATCCCCTGGGATTGGGCTGGAACCCTCCTCCAATTGGACCCACGGTGAAGCTCCTGGACTTGAAAACCCCCCAACATCTTTTCCTGTCAAGGCCAGTGGTGACCTGAAGAGGAGCACCAAAGTGCATCCTGGCCTGGCGACAGTATCCCAAACATCCCCTGAAATGATCCCTGGACCCTCCACCAATTGCCCTCAAGGAGAAGTGTCTGGGCCTGAAAAACTCAAAACATCTTTTCCTATGCAAGCCTGGGGTTCACTGAAGAGGACCACCAAAGTGCATCTTGGCTTGACCCCAGAGTCCAACTCTTCACCCAAGATGGACGCCAAGCACTCTTCCCAAAGGGTCCCAGCAGATCGTTCTGGGCAGGCTcgatttcattttttccccaaaaaatcccCCTCTGAAGGAGtataatgtccgggctagctccCAGTCGGGCCTctggatcagtcagagtcaggatcagtcacaGTCAGGAACAgtccaagtccttggtctttgggaggagaagtgaaggaggcaagctgccatgtggcttgtcaaagatggatcctggactGTGGAATCTGGAGCCCGAAGTCTTCCCTCCTGAGAGCCTGAATAgggaatctccattttattagtaagttcatttcaaatcattgtaagaacgGGACTTTCCCCAACCTAATCTCCATCTGAACCATGTGAACCCAAtctccatgtgaacctaatcgAGGTAGGATGTGACTCCCCTGTGGGAACTTGACCATTCCCTACCCCATAACAACAGGTGTTTCAGCTGTTACTTGcatgagaacttgaccattttttaacctataagctaggcatgtaccacctgtgttttagctccaaatacGTGATTCCAGGAACT
Proteins encoded in this region:
- the LOC127556813 gene encoding uncharacterized protein LOC127556813 isoform X1 translates to MLRRNRVLPRDLVQEQQQSLFQQAKFLIVQGRTHRIAPLPRGNREQVFDFTGQEDMFPARCPTQEKDIVTPSWVRGLALAVPPMTLGVPLILVEPFPPALPKIHPKSTMACPDQAADAPPNKTSNVRPALGKEYKTSPGIGLEPSSNWTHGEAPGLENPPTSFPVKASGDLKRSTKVHPGLATVSQTSPEMIPGPSTNCPQGEVSGPEKLKTSFPMQAWGSLKRTTKVHLGLTPESNSSPKMDAKHSSQRVPADRSGQARFHFFPKKSPSEGV